The following coding sequences lie in one Nitrospirota bacterium genomic window:
- a CDS encoding dihydrolipoyl dehydrogenase translates to MKRYDVVVVGAGDAGLAIAFNAASDDLKVALIDKGNPGGTCVNTGCVPSKTLIHTADRVLEVREAARLGIQAEITNVNFSAVMERMRGVVTTGIDGIKAALEDTANIDFYNRQCSFIDDHTLEAGDEKIRGKKIFIASGARPVVPPLKGLDNVPYLTNESVLGLKEKPESMIIIGGGYIGVEYAHFFSAIGTKVTVVMRNARLLPFEEPEISELLKNELGKRVEILAAETEEVRQADGGYALRVKDVGTGESKEISAEALMVATGRQSNADLLKIENAGLEADRANFIKVDDYLQTNKKHIWALGDAIGRAMFTHAGDKEAEIAWHNATKRKKLRMDFQSVPHAVFTCPQIASVGLTEESARQAHEILVGRAKYSDTVMGEAMMEQEGLAKAIVEKNTGRLLGFHIIGPHAAMLIQEVVNAMINKGNVKSITGCMHIFPALSGLITETLGNLEAPSAS, encoded by the coding sequence ATGAAAAGATATGATGTTGTCGTGGTTGGAGCGGGAGATGCGGGGCTGGCAATTGCATTTAACGCGGCATCGGATGATTTGAAAGTGGCCCTCATAGACAAGGGAAATCCGGGAGGGACCTGCGTGAATACAGGATGTGTCCCGTCAAAGACGCTGATACACACTGCCGACAGGGTCCTTGAGGTCAGGGAGGCCGCAAGGCTCGGCATTCAGGCGGAAATAACCAATGTCAATTTCAGTGCGGTCATGGAGCGGATGAGGGGCGTCGTTACCACAGGCATAGACGGGATAAAAGCCGCACTCGAAGATACCGCCAACATCGATTTCTATAACAGGCAGTGCAGCTTTATTGATGACCATACACTTGAGGCCGGTGATGAAAAAATAAGAGGGAAGAAGATCTTCATCGCCTCAGGCGCCCGCCCTGTGGTCCCGCCGCTGAAGGGATTGGACAATGTCCCGTATCTGACCAACGAGAGCGTGCTTGGACTTAAAGAGAAGCCTGAAAGCATGATCATCATCGGAGGCGGATACATAGGGGTTGAATACGCGCATTTCTTTTCGGCAATCGGCACAAAGGTCACGGTGGTCATGAGAAACGCAAGGCTCCTGCCTTTTGAGGAGCCGGAAATATCGGAGCTCTTAAAGAATGAATTGGGCAAGCGTGTTGAAATCCTCGCGGCGGAGACGGAGGAAGTGAGGCAGGCTGACGGCGGTTACGCTTTGCGGGTGAAGGATGTCGGAACGGGTGAGTCAAAGGAGATCTCAGCGGAAGCACTTATGGTCGCTACCGGAAGACAGTCTAACGCGGACCTTTTGAAGATCGAAAACGCGGGACTTGAGGCGGACAGAGCCAATTTCATAAAGGTTGACGATTATCTCCAGACCAATAAGAAACACATATGGGCGCTGGGCGATGCCATTGGAAGGGCGATGTTCACCCACGCAGGAGATAAGGAAGCAGAGATAGCATGGCACAATGCCACAAAGAGAAAAAAACTAAGGATGGATTTTCAGTCCGTTCCCCACGCTGTGTTCACTTGTCCTCAAATTGCCTCAGTCGGCCTGACAGAGGAGAGTGCGCGGCAGGCCCACGAGATCCTTGTGGGCAGGGCGAAATATTCAGACACGGTAATGGGGGAGGCCATGATGGAGCAGGAAGGTCTTGCAAAGGCAATAGTTGAAAAGAACACCGGAAGGCTCCTTGGCTTTCATATCATCGGGCCTCACGCGGCGATGCTCATCCAGGAAGTAGTCAATGCGATGATCAACAAAGGCAATGTAAAATCGATCACAGGGTGCATGCACATATTCCCCGCCCTTTCAGGCCTTATAACGGAGACGCTTGGGAACCTTGAAGCCCCGTCTGCTTCTTAA
- a CDS encoding radical SAM protein, with protein sequence MPSKDNHKQSPVLRNLKNAGVRLSTLRKYNGDPRRPTTMHVGITDRCNMSCPYCLYKNDNKNFKVLNAVKALSLISEIDSSVILLSGGEPLIFGDILDTTRTIVRSCREAGKITGVLTNGITLKSVLEKDFPEFIPGSRFFFQISVDGLREEHNKLRGHFDLIMKNIGHAKSAGHLIYTNTVVSKRNINSLHEMVKFISGFSDRVYLNPMVNNDDTLTLDETDLKRLGDYIINRQDLKVANSINFGKFLKGEQNLKCMFHSLVSVTPSGKLKFPCYCYAEGSEYLNSFQEYLNKVYQHRKRFEERLSPQCRTCYNHCLHESYVYAQLSMNEIIEQMKRPKNLYKKYIRPLFKFACRDAINGVST encoded by the coding sequence ATGCCCAGCAAGGATAATCACAAGCAGTCTCCTGTCTTAAGAAATCTCAAGAATGCCGGGGTGCGGCTTAGCACTTTAAGGAAATATAACGGCGATCCCAGAAGGCCCACCACCATGCACGTTGGAATTACTGACAGATGCAACATGTCCTGTCCCTACTGCTTGTATAAGAACGACAATAAAAACTTCAAGGTACTCAACGCGGTCAAGGCGCTGTCCCTTATAAGCGAGATCGACAGTTCCGTCATACTGTTAAGCGGCGGCGAGCCTCTGATATTCGGCGACATCCTTGATACAACAAGAACGATCGTCCGGTCATGCAGGGAGGCAGGGAAGATCACCGGGGTGCTGACAAACGGGATTACACTAAAAAGCGTCTTAGAAAAGGACTTCCCGGAATTTATACCGGGAAGCCGGTTCTTTTTCCAGATCTCAGTTGACGGGCTGAGGGAAGAGCATAATAAATTAAGAGGACACTTCGATCTGATAATGAAGAACATCGGACATGCGAAGAGCGCCGGACACCTGATCTATACAAATACCGTAGTGAGTAAAAGGAATATAAATTCTCTTCATGAAATGGTGAAGTTCATTTCCGGTTTCAGCGACCGTGTCTATTTAAACCCGATGGTCAACAATGATGATACATTGACGTTAGATGAGACGGATCTGAAACGCCTTGGAGATTATATTATCAACCGCCAGGACTTAAAAGTCGCTAACAGCATCAACTTTGGAAAGTTCCTGAAGGGGGAACAAAACCTCAAATGCATGTTTCACAGCCTGGTAAGCGTTACGCCTTCGGGTAAACTCAAGTTCCCGTGTTACTGCTACGCGGAAGGTTCTGAATATCTCAATTCATTTCAGGAGTACCTTAACAAGGTGTATCAGCATAGAAAGCGCTTTGAAGAACGGTTGTCGCCGCAGTGCAGGACCTGCTATAATCACTGCCTGCATGAATCCTATGTCTATGCGCAATTGTCCATGAACGAAATTATTGAACAGATGAAGCGGCCCAAAAATTTATATAAAAAATATATCCGCCCTCTTTTTAAATTTGCCTGTAGAGACGCCATTAATGGCGTCTCTACATAA
- a CDS encoding nucleoside hydrolase, with protein sequence MLKKIIIDTDAKNEIDDQYAITYAALSESFEIRGLTAAHFGKKGSMEKSYDEVLFVLKLLGMEGRYPVLRGAEKALANAAAPADSPAARFIIEEALKNSGAPLYIVCIGAITNLASAYLIEPKIKEKIKALWLAGRKWPEGGFCFNDENDILSAQVIFDSDIDLTLVPVCGPACKLKIYKSDKQRIKGKGEIGNYLWKLFMMRRFGFPKPVYDVAAIAALKSPEWCAQITAKRPAILENGKFDHSDTKGTMTVITDIDAESIKKDFLDSLDTAR encoded by the coding sequence ATGCTCAAGAAAATAATCATCGACACGGACGCTAAAAACGAGATCGACGACCAGTACGCAATTACGTATGCCGCTCTCTCAGAGAGTTTTGAGATACGCGGCCTTACCGCCGCTCACTTCGGTAAAAAGGGGAGCATGGAGAAAAGTTACGATGAGGTCCTTTTTGTACTGAAGCTCCTTGGCATGGAGGGGCGATATCCCGTGTTACGGGGAGCTGAGAAGGCGCTCGCAAACGCGGCAGCGCCTGCGGATTCACCCGCGGCAAGGTTTATCATTGAAGAAGCGCTGAAAAATTCCGGCGCGCCTCTTTATATTGTCTGCATCGGGGCGATAACAAATTTAGCGTCAGCATATTTGATCGAGCCTAAAATAAAAGAAAAGATAAAGGCGCTGTGGCTTGCCGGGAGAAAATGGCCGGAAGGCGGTTTCTGTTTTAATGATGAAAATGACATATTGTCCGCGCAGGTCATATTCGACTCGGATATCGACCTTACACTTGTGCCTGTATGCGGGCCGGCATGCAAACTCAAGATATACAAGAGCGATAAACAGCGGATAAAAGGAAAGGGCGAGATCGGAAACTACCTGTGGAAGCTGTTTATGATGAGGCGCTTCGGTTTCCCGAAACCGGTTTATGATGTGGCCGCAATAGCGGCGCTGAAATCGCCTGAGTGGTGCGCACAGATAACGGCGAAGCGTCCTGCCATATTAGAAAACGGGAAGTTCGATCATTCAGATACGAAAGGAACGATGACCGTTATCACGGATATTGACGCGGAGAGTATCAAAAAGGATTTTTTAGATTCGCTGGATACGGCACGTTAG
- a CDS encoding TIGR04283 family arsenosugar biosynthesis glycosyltransferase produces MNSKKISIIIITLNEEELIGSLLLSLRDIEDTELIVSDGGSIDRTARVAKKYTDKVIRGERGRGLQLNNGAALATGDILWFLHVDSTPPHNFKHHIWNTLDKPGIAGGAFTLEIDSGLSSLKVISKVAGLRSMVSRIPYGDQGIFVKRKTFEKINGFKNIPLMEDIDFGRRLKREGRIAILDQRIKTCARAWERDGVLRTTLRNWIYVTLFFMGYSPHKLYERYYRKNIRLTMQRDVIKQRKHR; encoded by the coding sequence ATGAATTCAAAAAAGATATCCATAATAATTATTACCCTTAATGAAGAAGAACTGATCGGGAGTCTTCTGCTCTCGCTGAGGGACATTGAAGATACAGAACTTATTGTCTCTGACGGGGGAAGCATTGACAGGACAGCCAGGGTTGCAAAAAAGTATACGGACAAGGTCATCAGGGGAGAGAGGGGAAGAGGATTGCAGCTTAACAACGGCGCGGCATTGGCCACAGGGGACATTTTATGGTTTCTCCATGTAGATTCAACGCCGCCGCATAATTTTAAGCATCATATCTGGAATACCCTGGATAAGCCTGGTATTGCAGGCGGGGCCTTTACACTTGAGATCGACTCCGGGCTGTCCTCATTGAAAGTCATATCAAAGGTCGCCGGACTCAGGTCAATGGTGTCGCGGATCCCCTATGGCGATCAGGGCATATTCGTTAAAAGAAAAACGTTTGAAAAGATTAACGGGTTTAAAAACATACCGCTCATGGAAGATATCGACTTCGGCAGGAGGTTGAAAAGAGAAGGCCGGATAGCGATATTGGACCAGAGAATAAAAACCTGCGCCCGTGCATGGGAGAGAGACGGCGTTCTGAGGACCACCCTTAGAAACTGGATTTACGTAACACTCTTTTTCATGGGATATTCCCCACATAAACTCTATGAACGGTATTACCGTAAAAACATCCGTCTTACCATGCAGAGGGACGTAATAAAACAGAGGAAGCACCGGTAA
- a CDS encoding PAS domain S-box protein, with translation MKKKQNESGALRKKAEKKLLGQEGKVKELSALDLKRLVHELGTHQIELEMQNEELRRSQAELETSRSRYADLFDFAPIGYFVFDKDGVILESNLAGANLLGTDKRSLTGKAFSFFMVSDDRKIFTAHIAEVLSKQVLQACEIRVGKKDRSVFHARIQSIAVEDEKGGLTLCRSAISDITERKQLEETLRVSEEKYRSIFEGANDGIISTNLRTGKFLFVNKRMCELMGYSEEEILKLEVKDLHPPESLPLVLMQFNRMAAGEATEAVEIPVLKKDKSIIYCDIGSSFLGGNDKTVLLGFFRDVTTRRMALEAMRKSNQRLEILSDAARLLLTSNTPEKIVETICRKVMDFLDCHVFFNYLLDEEKMKLRLNAYAGVSEKAAKEIEWLCFGETVCDYVARDGRRIVAENIQETLDHRTDLARSIGMKAFACHPLLARGRVIGTLSFGTKSRASFTEDDLALMKTVTNHVAAAMERKKAEEEIRKHREELMMLVEERTKELQKINEELEREITERMEIEAEIVKLNRDLDRRVKERTAELEAVNRELEAYSYTVSHDLRAPLRSIEGFTKAIMEDYADKFDETGRDYLLRVTSASHMMSQFIDALLAMSRLTSVEIKENTVDLSAIAQVASYELKKKQPERRVDFIIAEKLKVKGDINMLRVVIENLFDNAWKFTSRHPSAKIEFGMMNEERSQGPVYFVRDNGAGFNMEFADKLFSPFRRFHKESEFPGIGIGLATAYKIIKRHGGKIWAESEVEKGATFYFTLG, from the coding sequence ATGAAAAAGAAGCAGAACGAATCCGGGGCCCTGCGTAAAAAGGCAGAGAAGAAACTGCTGGGGCAGGAAGGAAAAGTAAAGGAGCTTTCCGCCCTTGATCTCAAGCGTCTTGTGCATGAATTGGGGACGCACCAGATCGAGCTTGAGATGCAGAACGAAGAGCTGCGCAGGTCGCAGGCCGAGCTGGAAACGTCCCGCAGCAGGTATGCCGACCTGTTCGACTTTGCCCCCATAGGCTACTTTGTCTTTGATAAAGACGGAGTGATACTGGAATCAAATCTTGCCGGCGCTAATCTCCTCGGCACAGACAAACGATCATTGACCGGCAAGGCATTCTCTTTCTTTATGGTTTCCGATGACAGGAAGATCTTTACAGCGCATATAGCGGAGGTATTGAGCAAACAGGTCTTGCAGGCATGTGAGATAAGAGTGGGGAAAAAGGACAGGTCCGTATTCCATGCGCGGATACAGAGCATCGCGGTGGAGGACGAAAAAGGCGGGCTGACCCTTTGCCGCTCGGCAATAAGTGATATCACAGAGCGGAAACAACTGGAAGAGACCCTGAGGGTGTCTGAAGAAAAATACAGAAGTATTTTTGAGGGCGCGAATGACGGAATTATTTCCACTAACCTGAGGACAGGGAAGTTCCTGTTTGTCAATAAACGGATGTGCGAACTAATGGGTTATTCGGAAGAGGAGATATTAAAACTCGAAGTAAAAGATCTGCATCCCCCGGAAAGCCTGCCTCTTGTTCTTATGCAGTTCAACAGGATGGCTGCCGGAGAAGCGACTGAAGCGGTTGAAATACCGGTGCTGAAAAAAGACAAAAGTATAATATACTGCGATATCGGCTCCTCTTTTTTAGGTGGAAACGATAAAACGGTTTTGCTCGGCTTTTTCAGGGATGTCACCACGCGCAGGATGGCTTTGGAAGCCATGCGGAAAAGCAACCAGAGACTTGAGATACTTTCCGACGCGGCCCGTCTCCTGCTGACAAGCAATACGCCTGAGAAGATCGTGGAAACAATATGCCGGAAGGTCATGGACTTTCTCGACTGCCACGTCTTCTTCAATTATCTGCTTGATGAGGAAAAGATGAAGCTCAGGCTGAATGCCTATGCGGGTGTGTCCGAAAAGGCCGCAAAGGAAATAGAGTGGCTATGCTTTGGCGAAACGGTTTGCGATTACGTGGCGAGGGACGGACGCCGGATCGTCGCTGAAAATATCCAGGAAACGCTGGACCACCGGACGGACCTTGCGCGTTCAATCGGGATGAAGGCGTTTGCCTGTCATCCTTTACTTGCCAGAGGGCGGGTCATCGGGACGCTTTCATTCGGCACCAAGTCCAGGGCCTCTTTTACAGAGGATGACCTGGCCCTGATGAAGACCGTGACCAACCATGTGGCTGCGGCAATGGAACGCAAGAAGGCAGAGGAAGAAATAAGAAAGCACCGCGAGGAGCTTATGATGCTCGTGGAAGAACGCACAAAAGAGCTGCAAAAGATAAATGAAGAGCTTGAACGGGAAATTACAGAACGTATGGAGATAGAGGCTGAGATTGTTAAGCTCAACAGAGACCTTGACAGGCGCGTAAAAGAGCGCACCGCCGAACTCGAGGCCGTAAACAGGGAGCTTGAGGCGTATTCCTATACGGTCTCTCACGACCTGCGCGCGCCGCTAAGGAGCATCGAGGGTTTCACAAAAGCGATAATGGAGGATTATGCTGACAAGTTTGATGAAACCGGCAGGGACTATCTACTCAGGGTGACTTCAGCAAGCCACATGATGTCGCAGTTCATCGACGCGCTGCTGGCCATGTCCAGGCTGACGAGCGTAGAGATAAAGGAAAATACCGTTGACCTCAGCGCCATAGCCCAGGTGGCCTCATACGAGCTCAAAAAGAAACAGCCCGAACGCCGGGTGGATTTTATCATAGCCGAAAAGTTGAAGGTAAAAGGCGACATCAACATGCTGAGGGTTGTGATCGAGAACCTGTTTGACAATGCATGGAAGTTCACATCCCGTCATCCTTCCGCAAAGATCGAGTTCGGCATGATGAATGAGGAAAGAAGCCAAGGACCTGTTTATTTTGTGCGCGACAACGGCGCGGGTTTCAATATGGAATTCGCCGACAAACTCTTCAGCCCGTTCAGGCGGTTTCACAAAGAATCCGAATTCCCCGGCATCGGCATCGGACTGGCAACGGCATACAAGATCATCAAGCGGCACGGGGGTAAAATCTGGGCGGAGAGCGAAGTGGAAAAGGGAGCGACTTTTTACTTTACGCTTGGGTAA
- a CDS encoding MEDS domain-containing protein, protein MKASGEKRNSGIALIGDLPWGSHFCQFYSTKKDLLDVLVPYFRAGLENNELCVWVTSDFLTTEDALKAMKKGVQGFSEYLANGQMEIFPYTDWYLKGGSFDLKRTLNMWMEKHNEALSRGFAGMRVSGNPYWIDNKKDWDDFACYEAEINNVIGGTKLLVLCTYSLKKCGVVEIMDVVKNHEFALAMNQGEWQIVSNPACAHRHS, encoded by the coding sequence ATGAAAGCATCTGGAGAGAAAAGAAATTCAGGTATAGCCTTGATCGGAGATTTGCCCTGGGGCAGTCACTTCTGTCAGTTCTACTCGACAAAAAAGGACCTGTTGGACGTGCTTGTTCCTTATTTCAGGGCCGGGCTGGAGAACAATGAATTATGCGTTTGGGTGACCTCGGACTTTCTTACCACGGAAGACGCTTTAAAAGCCATGAAGAAAGGCGTGCAAGGCTTTTCAGAATACCTGGCAAATGGGCAGATGGAGATTTTCCCTTATACGGACTGGTATCTCAAGGGCGGTAGCTTTGACCTCAAGAGGACGCTCAACATGTGGATGGAAAAGCACAATGAGGCCCTGTCCAGAGGGTTTGCGGGAATGAGAGTGAGCGGCAACCCTTACTGGATCGACAACAAAAAAGACTGGGACGATTTCGCCTGTTACGAGGCGGAGATAAACAACGTGATCGGCGGAACAAAACTGCTGGTGCTCTGCACCTACTCGCTCAAGAAGTGCGGCGTGGTTGAGATCATGGACGTCGTCAAGAACCACGAGTTCGCGCTTGCCATGAACCAGGGCGAGTGGCAGATCGTCAGCAATCCGGCCTGCGCTCACAGGCATTCATAA
- a CDS encoding MEDS domain-containing protein, translating into MHTLRSDKRKSGISLIGDLQWGSHFCQFYQTKKDLLDIFVPYFTAGLKNNELCVFITSRALGAEDAKKALKKTLPHFELYAKNGQMQLVPFSRCHEIKGQGAGGKVIASLLDSAISKGFDGLRIACSFQNKNGGKPLTCFGIDTINKYNALAAFAYPRNRFDAIGLMEVVKNHRFALVKNSGRWEVLESSEARTVKDALKRSEEKLHSLFSNMSEGFAYHKIVLDAKGKPCDYIFLEVNRSFERLTGLKGKDVIGKKVTEAMPGIEKDPTDWIGKYGKVALTGRPMQFESYSESLKKWYSVSAFSPHKGYFAVTFTDITGRRQAEEAITRLASFPRLNPNPVLEVNQAGEITFLNEAAISALRAMGLGENDAALLLPQDVGQIFGALRDKQRKIFYRDIKIKNTIFAESIYVAPEFNSIRIYAMNITERKKAEDELNQRTAELEAANRELEAFSYSVSHDLRAPLRSISGFSQALSEDYAGRLDAEGKDSLERIRGAAQRMGQLIDDLLNLSRVTRAGINREKVDLSNLALNIADTLRKTQPSRNAEFIIAEGLFAYGDGRLFNVMLENLLNNAWKFAGKRTHTVIEFGVTKHEGKRAYFVKDNGVGFDKNFADKLFSPFQRLHSPVEFPGTGIGLATVKRIIERHGGRVWIEGEIDKGTTVYFSL; encoded by the coding sequence ATGCACACTCTACGCTCTGACAAACGGAAATCAGGCATTTCTTTAATCGGTGATCTGCAGTGGGGCAGCCACTTCTGTCAGTTTTACCAGACAAAGAAAGACCTGCTTGACATATTTGTCCCTTACTTCACGGCAGGGTTGAAGAATAACGAGCTTTGCGTATTTATCACATCGAGGGCGCTCGGCGCTGAGGATGCGAAGAAGGCCCTTAAGAAAACCTTGCCGCATTTTGAGCTATATGCAAAGAACGGGCAGATGCAGTTGGTCCCTTTCAGCCGCTGTCATGAAATAAAGGGGCAGGGGGCAGGGGGCAAGGTCATCGCCTCTCTGCTTGACAGCGCCATCTCCAAAGGCTTTGACGGACTGAGGATCGCGTGCAGTTTCCAGAACAAGAATGGCGGCAAGCCCCTCACATGTTTCGGGATCGATACTATAAACAAATACAACGCTCTCGCGGCCTTTGCATATCCCCGCAACAGGTTTGACGCGATAGGGCTTATGGAGGTCGTAAAGAACCACCGGTTTGCACTGGTGAAAAATTCAGGCAGGTGGGAGGTGCTTGAAAGCTCGGAGGCGCGGACCGTCAAGGACGCACTGAAGAGGAGCGAAGAGAAGCTGCATTCCCTCTTCAGCAACATGTCCGAGGGTTTTGCCTATCATAAGATTGTGCTTGATGCGAAGGGAAAACCCTGCGATTATATTTTCCTTGAGGTCAACAGGTCCTTTGAGCGGCTTACCGGCCTTAAAGGGAAAGACGTCATCGGGAAAAAAGTCACGGAAGCCATGCCGGGCATTGAAAAAGACCCCACAGACTGGATAGGGAAATACGGCAAGGTCGCTCTGACCGGAAGGCCTATGCAGTTCGAGAGCTATTCGGAGTCGCTTAAAAAGTGGTATTCAGTCTCCGCCTTCAGCCCGCACAAGGGCTATTTTGCCGTGACGTTCACAGACATCACCGGGCGCAGGCAGGCCGAGGAGGCGATAACACGTCTCGCTTCTTTTCCGCGTCTTAACCCCAATCCGGTCCTTGAAGTAAATCAGGCCGGAGAGATCACATTCCTCAATGAGGCTGCAATCAGCGCATTAAGAGCAATGGGGCTTGGTGAAAACGACGCCGCATTGTTACTTCCTCAGGATGTTGGCCAGATCTTCGGGGCCCTGCGTGATAAACAGAGAAAGATATTCTATCGTGACATAAAAATAAAAAACACCATATTCGCTGAATCAATCTACGTTGCGCCGGAATTCAACTCCATCCGCATTTATGCAATGAACATAACCGAGCGCAAGAAGGCCGAGGATGAACTGAACCAGCGCACCGCTGAGCTTGAAGCCGCAAACAGGGAGCTTGAGGCCTTCAGCTATTCAGTCTCGCACGATCTGCGCGCACCGCTCAGAAGCATCTCCGGTTTCAGCCAGGCGCTGTCTGAAGATTACGCAGGCAGGCTGGACGCGGAGGGCAAAGATTCACTTGAGCGAATACGCGGCGCCGCGCAGAGAATGGGACAGCTCATTGACGATTTATTAAATCTTTCCCGCGTGACACGGGCCGGGATAAACCGGGAGAAAGTGGACCTCAGCAATCTTGCACTGAACATTGCTGACACGCTCAGGAAAACGCAGCCTTCGCGAAACGCGGAGTTTATTATTGCCGAAGGTCTTTTTGCATACGGGGACGGGCGCTTGTTTAATGTGATGCTGGAGAACCTGCTCAACAATGCGTGGAAGTTTGCCGGAAAACGCACTCATACTGTAATAGAATTCGGAGTTACTAAGCATGAAGGCAAACGGGCGTATTTTGTAAAGGACAACGGGGTCGGTTTCGACAAAAACTTTGCCGACAAACTCTTCAGTCCCTTTCAGCGGCTTCACAGCCCGGTCGAATTCCCCGGCACCGGCATCGGCCTCGCCACAGTAAAGCGCATAATTGAGCGTCACGGCGGGCGGGTGTGGATCGAAGGTGAGATTGATAAGGGAACTACGGTGTATTTTTCGTTATAA
- a CDS encoding response regulator: MQTRNILLVEDNPDDVKLTLRALKKNRILNEVVVAQDGVEALDYLFGTGNFAGRDMSVMPQVILLDLKMPRIDGLEVLQRIRADERTRLLPVVILTTSSEDKDKIESYKFGANSYIRKPVDFNQFVDAVQQLGLYWLVLNEAP, encoded by the coding sequence ATGCAAACCAGAAACATACTTCTTGTGGAAGATAACCCTGACGATGTTAAGCTGACACTGCGCGCTCTCAAAAAAAACAGGATCCTGAACGAGGTCGTTGTTGCGCAGGACGGGGTCGAGGCGCTGGACTACCTCTTCGGCACCGGGAATTTCGCCGGGCGCGACATGAGCGTAATGCCGCAGGTGATACTGCTTGATCTGAAGATGCCCAGGATTGACGGGCTGGAGGTCCTTCAACGCATCAGGGCCGATGAAAGGACCAGGCTCCTGCCGGTTGTTATCCTTACTACTTCAAGCGAGGACAAGGACAAAATAGAAAGTTATAAGTTCGGCGCTAACAGCTACATCCGTAAACCGGTGGACTTCAACCAGTTCGTAGATGCCGTGCAGCAGCTGGGACTTTACTGGCTGGTATTGAACGAAGCGCCGTAA
- a CDS encoding PAS domain-containing protein, with product MKNFESLQSANELLENVFSNVYVLIAYMDKDFNFIRVNKKYAESDGREPEFFTGKNHFDLYPHKENEEIFRRVAETGEPFFIRSKPFLHPERGMTFWDWSLKPVKDADGKTAGLVLSLVDVTENITLYAELMRADHLASIGKLAAGVAHEINNPINGIINYTQLLINKFDRESKEYDISSRIIKESDRIAGIVRNLLSFARDNKGEKRPAHLREILSDSLALAGTQMRKDGIGLTVNIPTDLPQVVVQPQHIEQVFLNIIHNARYALNKKYPEAYAEGKTFEITAETLTINNKPFVRIIFYDQGTGIPPGVLNKIMNPFFTTKPDGEGTGLGLSISHGIISNHGGKLTVDSVEGKFTKVIIDLPL from the coding sequence ATGAAAAACTTCGAATCCCTTCAGAGCGCCAACGAGCTCCTTGAAAACGTCTTCTCCAACGTCTACGTCCTGATCGCATACATGGACAAGGACTTCAATTTCATCAGGGTGAACAAAAAATACGCCGAATCGGACGGACGGGAGCCGGAATTTTTTACCGGTAAAAACCATTTTGACCTCTATCCGCATAAGGAGAATGAGGAAATTTTCCGGAGAGTGGCGGAGACCGGAGAACCTTTTTTCATAAGGTCAAAACCTTTTCTACACCCTGAGCGCGGGATGACCTTCTGGGACTGGAGCCTTAAACCTGTCAAAGATGCTGACGGCAAGACCGCCGGACTGGTGCTCAGCCTGGTTGACGTAACGGAAAATATAACGCTCTATGCGGAGCTGATGCGCGCAGACCACCTCGCCTCAATCGGCAAATTGGCCGCGGGCGTCGCGCATGAAATAAACAACCCGATAAACGGCATCATTAATTACACCCAGCTTCTGATAAATAAATTTGACAGGGAGAGTAAAGAGTACGACATTTCCTCCAGGATCATAAAGGAGAGCGACCGCATCGCCGGTATTGTAAGAAACCTCCTCTCCTTTGCCCGCGACAACAAGGGAGAAAAAAGACCCGCGCATCTAAGAGAGATACTTTCTGACTCGCTTGCGCTTGCCGGGACGCAAATGAGAAAAGACGGGATAGGACTCACAGTAAATATCCCGACCGACCTGCCGCAGGTTGTTGTCCAGCCCCAGCATATAGAACAGGTGTTCCTGAATATAATCCATAATGCCCGCTACGCCCTGAACAAGAAATACCCGGAGGCTTATGCCGAAGGCAAAACTTTTGAGATCACCGCCGAAACTCTGACCATTAATAATAAGCCCTTTGTACGCATTATATTTTACGACCAGGGCACGGGAATCCCCCCCGGCGTACTGAATAAAATAATGAATCCCTTTTTTACGACCAAGCCTGACGGCGAAGGCACAGGCCTCGGGCTGAGCATCAGCCACGGCATCATCAGCAATCATGGAGGAAAGCTCACGGTCGACAGCGTTGAAGGCAAGTTTACAAAGGTCATAATAGACCTCCCCCTCTGA